The genomic DNA GTCAAGGCCAAGCAGAAGTGGAACGATAAGTGGAGTACGATTGAGCGCTACACCAAGTACGACATGGACGGTAACAACGATGCCAAGGAGTGGAGCGTTGCTATCGGCTATCAGTACAGCCCCAACCTCTACTTCGAACTGGCTTATGCTGATATGGACGGCCAGATCGGTGATCCCAACTACGACAACAACCAGATCCGCTTCCGCACCTACCTCACTTTCTAAGCGAATCTCTGCAAACACAAAAAACGGGGCTGCTTCGGCAGCTCCGCTTTTTTTATCCGCCTGCTCCCCTATGAAAGAAGCGCAGGAAGTCTTTTTTCAGCGCTTCTTTACATTATGGGGAATCCTGTGCGCGCTTTTGTGACGCGTCGGAACGTTTAACCTGGTTGGGCGCGCTTGAGAAGCCATTGATAAATGCCTTGAATATGAAGTTCGCCTCTGGCGATTTCGAGCGCCGTATTCAAAAATTTGTCGTTGCCGGCTGTAAGCGTATAACCGTTGATCTTTAAAAAGTACGTGCCGAGCAACATTTCCATTCGCTTGTTTCCGTCCTGCAGCGGGTGTCCTTGTATGATGGAGCGAAAAATCACCGCTGCCAAACGGTACACGTCGTCATCGTAGTAGCACGATAGAGCTTCGAGATGAAGAACGTATTCGATAGGTTCTTCATTGATAATGGAGATCGGGTCGTCTGCGTATCGACAACGCAGGGATTCGATCACGTCGTCGATGCTTTCGGGCGAGAGCCGCTCAATATTTGGCAAGGGCATCGAGAGCGTCTTTGCGTTCGGTTATAATGCTGTGAAGAATCGCGCGTTTTTCGTCGTCCAGTTTGCTGTCCCGCTGAGCGACGATTCCCGCCTTGTAACGGCGCGAAAGGGTTTTGTCGAAGATTTTGTCGGTGGTTGTCATGGGAATTCCTCCTTATCGGCGTTGTGCCTCCGGCTTCGGAAGTCGTTTCGTCGTTTTTGCCGGAAAGCCCCGCCTTATGCCTTGGGCTCTGCGGGGTCTTTTCGGATTTTCTTCGTGAAGGGAAACGTCGGGCCTTTGTCTGGGCATGTGACCGTCTCCTTTTTTTGTACGTCTCTTGCAGTGTTTTTGATGTGCGGCGTCAACGAATATCCCGACTGACCGATGAACCGTGTCTCGCGCCATGCCGTTTTTCTTCGCGTCATGGCGTTTTTTGTGTTATGCTTACCGAAATGGAAGATGTGGGCGAGGTGAGACGATGGCCGTGCGGCATAAGATTCGCGATTTTTTCTGCGGCGCGCAGGAGGCGCGCGCCGGAGCGCTGGTTTCGGTGACGGTGGGGGCGTTGTCGAAACCGGTCGGCTATCTGCGCACGCTGATGCTGGCGTGGCTGTTCGGGGCGTCGGCGGGTATGGATGCCTTTTACGTCGGCATGGGGATCCTTTCGCTGCTGTGCCAGATCGTGCAGAATGTGACGGAATCGGCGCTGCTGCCGCGGCTGGTGCGA from Pyramidobacter piscolens W5455 includes the following:
- a CDS encoding type II toxin-antitoxin system death-on-curing family toxin; amino-acid sequence: MPLPNIERLSPESIDDVIESLRCRYADDPISIINEEPIEYVLHLEALSCYYDDDVYRLAAVIFRSIIQGHPLQDGNKRMEMLLGTYFLKINGYTLTAGNDKFLNTALEIARGELHIQGIYQWLLKRAQPG